Proteins encoded by one window of Candidatus Nitrosocosmicus hydrocola:
- a CDS encoding S1C family serine protease — translation MVYGQNQSLEEHLGLFGNGNNSLLNDVFNNVKDSVVQISTEYQDPNNPAGLYDSTGSIPYPVKFGSGFIYDNSGIIITNYHVVSSATNIIVTFNNGNSYTAKVVGVDPYGDISILKLDNPAGEKLVPVTLSNSSNLKVGDPVLAIGNPYGLDNTLTFGIVSQIGRLLPNSDLGYSIPNVIQTDAAINPGNSGGPLIDLSGKVVGMNTAIFSNTGAYTGVGFAIPSNDIIRIIPSLIQTGTYEHPWLGISGSKLSPTLAEVFGLAHNYKGVLIEDVVPNGPADKAGLNGMLIQGNRYGEQQIIDKDIIIEIDGKPVSRIDDIISYLDINKKVGDKITLTVNRNGQIVNLVATLDARPDLPLQEIQSQSQSESDNEIQPNTPFPNFKLPELPDFKLPELPDFNLPGLIIPFTS, via the coding sequence ATGGTCTATGGCCAAAACCAAAGTTTAGAGGAACATTTAGGCCTTTTTGGGAATGGAAACAACTCCTTATTGAATGACGTCTTTAATAATGTCAAGGATTCAGTTGTTCAAATTAGTACAGAGTATCAAGATCCAAATAATCCAGCAGGATTGTATGATTCCACCGGAAGCATCCCTTACCCAGTGAAGTTTGGATCAGGATTTATTTATGATAATTCAGGAATCATAATTACAAACTATCATGTTGTTAGTTCTGCAACGAACATCATTGTTACATTTAACAATGGCAATAGTTATACCGCCAAGGTAGTAGGTGTAGACCCATATGGAGATATTTCGATACTTAAATTGGACAACCCAGCAGGTGAAAAACTTGTTCCGGTTACTTTATCAAATTCATCTAACCTTAAGGTCGGAGATCCTGTGTTGGCAATTGGAAACCCTTATGGACTAGATAATACCCTTACATTTGGAATAGTCAGTCAAATAGGTAGACTGTTACCTAATTCTGATCTTGGATATTCGATTCCAAACGTGATTCAAACCGATGCTGCAATAAATCCTGGAAACTCTGGTGGTCCTTTGATTGATTTATCCGGCAAAGTAGTAGGTATGAATACGGCAATATTTTCAAATACAGGAGCTTATACTGGAGTAGGATTTGCAATACCTTCTAATGATATTATCCGCATAATTCCATCTTTAATCCAAACTGGAACTTACGAGCATCCCTGGCTTGGAATATCTGGATCAAAATTGTCACCTACATTGGCTGAAGTATTTGGGCTAGCTCATAATTACAAAGGGGTGTTGATAGAAGACGTTGTACCTAATGGTCCAGCGGATAAAGCAGGATTGAATGGAATGTTAATACAAGGAAATCGGTATGGGGAACAGCAAATCATAGACAAGGATATTATTATTGAAATTGATGGAAAACCGGTCTCTAGGATAGATGATATCATATCCTATTTGGACATAAATAAAAAGGTAGGAGACAAAATAACATTGACTGTGAACCGGAATGGCCAAATAGTCAATCTCGTAGCGACTCTTGACGCTAGACCTGATTTGCCTTTGCAAGAAATTCAATCGCAATCGCAATCGGAATCTGACAACGAAATTCAACCAAACACTCCTTTCCCGAATTTCAAATTGCCAGAATTGCCTGATTTCAAATTGCCAGAATTGCCTGATTTTAATCTACCAGGATTGATCATCCCTTTTACAAGTTAG
- a CDS encoding ribulose-phosphate 3-epimerase translates to MGSVHFGEDEKKMYFVNRYLKLKEKIKEIRILALTGITEAGSGHPGASFSAAEIMGSLYFQIMDIDISNPTSSQRDYFINSKAHSAPGYYATLSLAGSFPKEEMKTLRKLNSRLQGHPVRYSEHQKHHSVPGIEYSGGSEGIGLSVSIGLCLANRLDKHENTVYCLLGDGETNEGQVWEASMAAAKYKLDNLVAILDRNKIQQDGFTEDIMPIDPIKEKWSSFNWDVVEINGHKIEQLVPELLNRPPNKPKIIIANTIKGNGIKHMANNPQWHGKAPSKKHLPLLIEELEGEYMIAPSIIAGATGIEEKSLIEKVELAEKFGADMIHLDVMDGKFVPNTTFSFDMIKNLRGITKLPFDAHLMIEKPGTYLDSFIDAGCDIITVHSEVSQNEKEYESMNSKLISNGVSPGLAINPATDLPDWIFSHLGDLDVLIIMSVNPGFAGQKFIPDVLPKMKTLIPKLRENGYKGYIEADGGIDQSTIISTYEAGCRIFVMGNAIFGSNDVADRISETKFNLDSHLEQTLLDNSHKMNIREDWIKGRKTILDRYEIKSV, encoded by the coding sequence GTGGGAAGTGTTCATTTTGGCGAGGACGAAAAGAAAATGTACTTTGTAAATAGATATTTAAAATTAAAAGAAAAGATTAAAGAAATTCGCATACTAGCATTAACTGGTATAACAGAGGCTGGATCTGGTCATCCGGGAGCTTCATTCTCTGCGGCTGAAATAATGGGTTCACTTTATTTTCAAATTATGGATATAGATATTTCCAATCCTACTTCAAGCCAACGGGACTATTTTATTAATTCAAAAGCTCATTCAGCACCGGGATATTATGCCACTTTATCATTGGCAGGTTCTTTTCCAAAAGAGGAGATGAAAACTTTAAGGAAACTAAACTCTCGACTGCAAGGGCATCCAGTAAGATATAGTGAGCATCAGAAACATCATAGTGTTCCAGGTATTGAATACTCTGGCGGGTCAGAGGGAATTGGCTTGTCTGTTTCTATTGGTCTTTGCTTAGCTAATCGACTGGATAAACATGAGAATACAGTATACTGTCTGTTAGGTGACGGTGAGACAAACGAGGGGCAGGTTTGGGAAGCTTCGATGGCGGCTGCAAAATATAAGCTCGATAACTTGGTAGCGATATTGGACAGAAACAAGATACAACAAGATGGATTTACAGAGGATATAATGCCAATCGATCCAATTAAGGAAAAATGGAGTTCATTTAATTGGGACGTTGTGGAGATAAATGGTCACAAGATAGAGCAATTGGTGCCTGAACTGTTAAATAGACCACCAAACAAACCCAAAATAATTATTGCAAATACCATAAAGGGAAACGGAATAAAACACATGGCAAACAATCCACAATGGCACGGAAAAGCACCTTCAAAAAAACACTTACCATTACTAATTGAGGAACTCGAAGGAGAGTATATGATAGCTCCATCCATTATTGCTGGTGCTACTGGAATAGAAGAAAAGAGTCTGATAGAAAAAGTTGAACTTGCAGAAAAATTTGGTGCAGACATGATACACCTTGACGTGATGGATGGAAAATTTGTACCAAACACTACATTTTCATTTGACATGATAAAGAACTTGAGAGGAATAACCAAGTTGCCTTTTGACGCTCACTTGATGATTGAAAAACCGGGTACATATCTGGATTCCTTTATTGATGCAGGCTGTGACATAATTACAGTACATAGCGAAGTCTCTCAAAATGAGAAGGAATATGAGAGCATGAATTCAAAGCTGATTTCTAATGGTGTAAGCCCTGGATTGGCAATAAACCCTGCAACAGATTTACCTGATTGGATTTTCTCACATCTTGGTGATTTGGACGTATTGATCATAATGTCTGTAAATCCCGGATTTGCTGGCCAAAAGTTTATACCAGATGTGTTACCAAAAATGAAAACCTTGATACCTAAATTGAGGGAAAATGGGTATAAAGGGTATATCGAAGCTGATGGTGGTATAGATCAATCAACTATTATAAGCACTTATGAAGCAGGGTGTCGAATTTTTGTAATGGGCAATGCAATTTTTGGTTCTAATGATGTAGCCGATAGGATTTCTGAGACAAAGTTTAATCTTGATTCTCATTTGGAGCAAACCCTGTTAGATAATTCGCATAAGATGAATATACGAGAAGACTGGATCAAGGGCAGAAAAACTATATTGGATCGATACGAGATAAAGAGTGTATAA
- a CDS encoding transketolase family protein, with protein MRSAYGESLVNLGTKYSNIVCVGGDTTDSLKTKKFGEKFPERLFNVGIAEANLVSIAAGLAIAGKISFASTYAAFIPGRCLDQIRNAICYPNLNVKIVVSHAGLSVGPDGASHQQIEDISIMRSLPNMRVLVPADAPSVKKLLEKIVQIPGPFYVRLARPSTEELYPEETDFEIGKGKVVTDGKDLSIFACGTMVSASQKASDTLKKEHGISCRVVDMYSIKPIDADLIYKCTKETGSLISVEEHNIVGGLGSAISEVTSDICPTFVRKIGIADKFGESARDEEIDSLLHKYGLSPKEIVRNALELKKREKK; from the coding sequence ATGAGGTCTGCATATGGCGAATCTCTTGTAAACTTGGGTACAAAATATTCAAATATTGTATGTGTAGGTGGAGACACAACAGATTCCCTCAAAACTAAGAAATTTGGTGAAAAGTTTCCGGAGAGACTTTTTAACGTAGGCATAGCTGAAGCAAATTTAGTTTCAATTGCAGCCGGGCTTGCAATCGCAGGAAAGATATCTTTTGCTAGCACTTATGCTGCTTTTATTCCGGGACGATGTCTTGATCAAATCCGAAATGCAATATGCTATCCTAATTTAAATGTAAAAATCGTTGTTTCTCATGCTGGATTATCTGTAGGACCAGATGGTGCATCTCATCAACAGATTGAAGATATCTCCATAATGAGATCACTGCCAAATATGCGAGTTCTGGTACCTGCTGATGCCCCATCAGTAAAGAAATTATTAGAAAAAATTGTGCAAATTCCAGGTCCCTTCTATGTAAGGTTAGCAAGACCATCTACTGAAGAACTCTATCCAGAAGAGACAGATTTTGAAATTGGAAAGGGAAAAGTGGTAACCGACGGTAAAGATTTGAGTATTTTTGCCTGTGGAACAATGGTTTCTGCATCACAAAAAGCAAGTGATACTTTAAAAAAAGAACATGGAATTTCATGTCGTGTGGTGGACATGTACTCTATAAAACCAATTGATGCTGATTTGATTTACAAATGTACCAAAGAGACAGGCTCGTTAATCTCCGTTGAAGAGCATAATATTGTGGGCGGTCTTGGCTCTGCAATTTCTGAAGTGACGTCTGATATATGTCCCACGTTTGTAAGAAAGATAGGTATCGCAGATAAGTTTGGGGAATCTGCAAGAGATGAGGAAATAGATTCTCTACTACACAAGTATGGATTGTCTCCGAAAGAAATAGTAAGAAATGCATTAGAATTAAAGAAAAGAGAGAAAAAATGA
- the fsa gene encoding fructose-6-phosphate aldolase has protein sequence MKIFLDTASLDSIKKYSEMGIVDGITTNPTLLSKEKGNPIQTMKEIVEYINGPVSLEIVASSFDEMMDEGLKLAKYGENVVVKVPMTMDGLKVVNALSSKDIKTNVTLIFSANQALLAAKAGATYVSPFIGRLDDIGSEGLNLVSEIVQIFASYDISTQVLVASVRHPLHVIESAKMGADVVTLPPDILDKMIRHPLTDKGLDLFLNDWKKLEKEHPDLKF, from the coding sequence ATGAAGATATTTTTAGATACAGCTAGTTTAGATTCCATAAAAAAATATAGCGAAATGGGTATTGTGGATGGAATTACCACTAATCCTACTTTACTTTCAAAAGAAAAGGGAAATCCAATCCAAACCATGAAAGAAATTGTAGAATATATCAATGGACCAGTTAGCTTGGAAATAGTAGCTAGCTCCTTTGATGAAATGATGGATGAAGGATTAAAGCTAGCAAAATATGGAGAAAATGTTGTGGTTAAAGTGCCAATGACTATGGATGGACTTAAGGTGGTAAATGCACTCAGTAGCAAAGATATAAAAACAAATGTTACCTTGATATTTTCAGCAAATCAGGCACTGCTTGCTGCAAAAGCGGGTGCAACCTATGTGAGTCCTTTTATTGGCAGGTTGGATGATATTGGAAGTGAAGGACTAAACCTTGTTAGTGAAATTGTTCAAATTTTTGCAAGTTATGATATTTCAACACAAGTGTTGGTGGCCAGTGTTCGTCACCCACTTCATGTCATAGAGTCTGCAAAAATGGGCGCAGATGTAGTTACCTTGCCACCAGATATATTAGACAAAATGATTCGCCACCCGTTAACTGATAAGGGACTAGATTTGTTTTTGAATGATTGGAAAAAGCTAGAAAAAGAACATCCTGACCTCAAATTCTAG
- a CDS encoding VWA domain-containing protein, giving the protein MSIFWDKKAKEEEKEESKFGSPLSNTQSDNTITRSKSEKKTKSESFLRFDDMDLENIHIRNDVLLEIATFLSRRWSDSSESSIHISREGRTSTNLEKKRITLPGLDYFYGNIFQKYRQWRTLLWYESIRLRYSFKIFDTDVVFGFIFNILETKRVEILGLEEWKGMIKEIIFYEGLSWHNKPLLNSLHGRNKVLEAFSQFFLTGYIKGELFGGENERVVRASEYAHEIIKEYVKKFNLRNKTHDPTEDQKWLEKETRQIIKILQVDSLMSAPPIPMLMPKSKVGLSMKQEEVLSQIEKLVKIKTKEIEIEKLKKEIVQGDDINEEFRIIVKESQKNDNKGFESTENLSIAIPDNTGINENAIYDFNLINKIKTALKEWKSGWRERYDFTGEEIEVENYIERQPKVFIRDKKIAINVKIAILLDLSSSIEDHEIEYKKATVALCEGLDYLGIKFSIYAFNTESRSVKCWIIKPPTIRWGTLYARRLMQVRPLGGTPLGEVYKILNPSISAFKPDIFVTLTDGEPSDMDAVRSIVLSYKRSGIQMIAIGLGADLGDAIGIGHNLKYLNYQRTLTLSKKRLQDLPKKVLGLLTVD; this is encoded by the coding sequence ATGTCTATCTTTTGGGATAAGAAAGCCAAAGAGGAAGAAAAGGAAGAATCCAAATTCGGTTCTCCTTTGTCAAATACACAATCAGACAATACTATCACCCGCTCCAAATCAGAAAAAAAGACCAAGTCTGAGTCATTTCTTAGGTTTGATGATATGGATCTTGAAAATATTCATATTAGAAACGATGTGTTATTAGAGATTGCTACTTTTCTTTCAAGAAGGTGGTCAGATAGTTCCGAATCTTCAATTCACATATCAAGAGAAGGGAGAACATCCACTAATTTGGAGAAAAAAAGGATAACACTTCCTGGTTTAGATTATTTTTATGGTAATATCTTTCAAAAGTACAGACAATGGCGAACATTATTATGGTATGAGTCCATTAGATTAAGATATTCCTTTAAGATTTTTGATACTGATGTAGTTTTTGGGTTCATTTTTAATATATTAGAGACAAAACGTGTTGAAATTTTGGGATTGGAAGAATGGAAAGGAATGATTAAGGAGATTATATTTTACGAGGGGCTCTCATGGCATAACAAACCGCTTTTGAATTCTCTTCATGGTAGAAATAAGGTTCTAGAAGCATTTTCTCAGTTTTTTTTGACTGGTTATATAAAAGGAGAACTATTTGGTGGTGAAAACGAAAGAGTTGTAAGAGCTTCAGAATACGCTCACGAAATAATCAAAGAGTATGTCAAGAAATTTAATTTAAGAAACAAAACCCATGATCCCACAGAAGATCAAAAATGGCTGGAAAAAGAAACAAGGCAGATCATAAAGATTTTACAAGTAGATTCATTGATGTCTGCTCCGCCCATTCCTATGCTTATGCCCAAAAGCAAGGTAGGGTTATCCATGAAACAGGAAGAAGTATTGTCTCAAATTGAAAAATTAGTAAAAATAAAAACAAAGGAAATTGAAATAGAGAAACTAAAAAAAGAGATCGTTCAAGGAGACGATATTAACGAAGAATTTAGAATAATAGTAAAAGAGAGTCAAAAAAATGATAATAAAGGATTTGAGTCTACAGAAAATTTGTCAATTGCAATTCCAGACAATACGGGCATAAATGAAAATGCAATATACGATTTTAACTTGATAAACAAGATTAAAACTGCGCTTAAAGAATGGAAAAGTGGTTGGAGAGAAAGATACGACTTTACTGGAGAAGAGATAGAAGTAGAAAACTATATTGAGAGACAACCTAAAGTCTTTATCAGAGACAAAAAAATTGCAATAAACGTCAAAATTGCAATTTTGCTTGATCTCTCTAGTAGTATCGAAGATCATGAAATAGAGTATAAAAAAGCTACCGTTGCATTATGTGAAGGATTGGATTATCTGGGTATAAAGTTTTCAATTTATGCCTTTAACACTGAATCTCGCTCTGTAAAATGTTGGATAATAAAACCACCTACGATTAGATGGGGAACGTTGTATGCCAGAAGACTAATGCAGGTAAGACCATTAGGAGGAACACCGTTAGGTGAAGTATATAAAATACTAAATCCTAGTATTAGTGCTTTTAAGCCAGATATTTTTGTTACATTGACTGATGGTGAGCCATCTGATATGGATGCAGTGCGATCAATTGTTCTATCCTACAAGCGGAGTGGGATACAGATGATCGCTATAGGATTGGGAGCTGATCTAGGCGACGCAATAGGTATAGGGCATAATTTAAAGTATCTTAACTACCAAAGGACTTTAACATTGTCTAAAAAGAGATTACAAGATTTGCCCAAAAAAGTGTTGGGACTCTTAACTGTAGACTAA
- a CDS encoding AAA family ATPase, with protein MSTASDSNIEYIDWNHAFDTLQKAYQLGIFVLIIGPKGTGKTTLVRKFASQMGKELSSVNFSLRTRESHLIGTNTLDNGQINFVNGVLVHSMTQGDLLYLDELNAAEPDVLLRLDEALDDRRQIVLKEFHGQTIKAKENWFVIGTINPLSHVGTKELPPQILSRFPIRIMLDYPPEETEMEIIRKHVNVTNITHEENIRSAIKLASNLRKAASLEEIFYSPSLRETIAYSKLVVSGTNAKEAAEIVFANVYHQWGEIEYRKVMDIIASIFL; from the coding sequence ATGTCTACAGCCAGCGATTCGAATATAGAGTATATTGACTGGAATCATGCTTTTGATACGCTCCAAAAAGCATATCAATTAGGAATTTTTGTTTTGATTATAGGTCCAAAGGGTACAGGTAAGACAACTCTTGTGAGGAAATTTGCCTCCCAGATGGGCAAGGAATTATCTTCAGTAAACTTTAGTCTGAGAACCAGAGAATCTCACTTGATAGGTACCAATACATTAGATAATGGTCAAATTAATTTTGTAAATGGGGTACTTGTACATTCAATGACACAAGGGGACCTATTATATTTAGATGAATTAAACGCAGCCGAACCAGACGTATTGTTAAGGCTTGATGAAGCACTTGACGACAGAAGGCAAATTGTATTAAAAGAATTTCATGGTCAGACCATAAAAGCAAAAGAGAATTGGTTTGTGATTGGAACCATTAATCCGTTGTCACATGTAGGAACTAAGGAGCTTCCACCACAAATTTTGAGTCGTTTTCCTATTAGAATAATGTTAGATTACCCCCCTGAAGAAACTGAAATGGAGATTATTAGGAAGCATGTAAATGTTACCAATATTACTCATGAAGAGAACATAAGAAGTGCTATTAAATTGGCAAGTAATTTGCGAAAGGCTGCATCACTAGAGGAAATTTTTTATAGTCCAAGTTTGAGGGAAACAATTGCATATTCAAAATTGGTAGTAAGCGGTACAAATGCAAAAGAAGCAGCCGAAATAGTTTTTGCAAATGTCTATCATCAATGGGGCGAAATTGAATATAGAAAAGTTATGGATATTATCGCTTCCATATTCTTGTGA
- the folE gene encoding GTP cyclohydrolase I has product MVAKEKMKLKSKGLSDEVLMDAPRDELNDTVNGYYRLIGGENKNYDKETSRRLRAFGEELYRKRSYEKFTAFKADHDDMIIGNHLRLFSFCEHHLLPFFGEVAIGYIPNNKIFGLSKFQRLVDKVSSKPQLQERLTYQILEEIKNRLDPKGVGVVIKAIHTCVFARGTQSTSAEFTTSAVDGIFKENHNTKQEFFSIINSDGRLRL; this is encoded by the coding sequence ATGGTTGCCAAAGAAAAGATGAAATTAAAAAGTAAGGGATTAAGCGACGAAGTATTGATGGACGCCCCCAGAGACGAATTAAATGACACTGTCAATGGTTATTACAGATTAATTGGAGGAGAAAACAAAAATTATGATAAAGAAACAAGCAGGAGATTACGCGCATTTGGTGAAGAATTATACCGAAAAAGATCCTATGAAAAATTTACAGCTTTTAAGGCCGATCACGATGATATGATAATTGGAAATCATCTTAGACTATTTTCATTTTGCGAACATCACCTTCTGCCTTTTTTTGGCGAAGTAGCAATAGGCTATATACCAAACAACAAAATTTTTGGATTGTCAAAGTTTCAACGTTTAGTTGACAAAGTATCCTCAAAACCTCAGTTACAAGAGAGACTAACCTATCAGATTTTAGAGGAAATCAAAAACAGATTGGATCCAAAAGGTGTTGGGGTAGTAATTAAGGCGATTCACACATGTGTTTTTGCCAGAGGTACGCAATCTACTTCTGCAGAATTTACCACGTCTGCTGTAGACGGAATATTTAAAGAAAATCACAACACAAAGCAAGAGTTTTTTTCTATAATTAACTCCGATGGCCGACTTCGACTTTAG
- a CDS encoding adenylate/guanylate cyclase domain-containing protein, with product MSHNIDVLDQNGILESEKLLLQGSGQYTIKTAAAAAAAATKDIDNQLILTETYKMPITIVFWDISGFSKLARTFYELDQEQIVLEFLEKYYRIARQVITKNNGVWDKAIGDGIMSWFGSFDNGHNKQETADEGALDAINAAIELRNSFKLLKEELKNEWSSRRISLQENQPNNLEKNFGFDTTQQILGKKKSFTNEQNNPSSIDFDLKCGINTGAARVCLIYNQFTAVGTNVNIASRLQEFAKIDQIVISCSTERKIREKHFMLRKININSSNSIKSFEDIDCCYEII from the coding sequence ATGTCACACAATATCGATGTTCTGGATCAGAATGGGATTTTGGAGTCAGAGAAGCTTCTTTTACAAGGTAGCGGTCAATACACAATTAAAACAGCTGCTGCTGCTGCTGCTGCTGCAACAAAAGACATTGACAACCAATTAATCCTCACTGAAACGTATAAAATGCCCATAACTATCGTTTTTTGGGACATTAGTGGATTTTCAAAATTAGCCAGGACCTTTTATGAATTGGATCAGGAACAGATCGTCCTAGAGTTTCTTGAGAAATACTACAGGATTGCTAGACAGGTAATTACAAAGAATAACGGAGTTTGGGATAAAGCAATTGGAGACGGCATTATGTCTTGGTTTGGATCCTTTGATAATGGCCATAATAAACAGGAAACTGCTGATGAAGGAGCGTTAGACGCTATTAACGCCGCCATTGAGTTACGAAATTCCTTTAAATTATTAAAAGAAGAATTAAAAAACGAATGGTCAAGTAGAAGAATATCACTACAAGAAAATCAACCAAATAATTTAGAAAAAAATTTTGGATTCGATACCACACAGCAAATTTTAGGGAAGAAAAAATCATTTACAAATGAACAAAACAATCCAAGCTCGATTGATTTTGACTTAAAGTGTGGAATAAATACAGGTGCTGCACGTGTTTGTTTAATATACAACCAATTCACAGCTGTAGGTACCAATGTTAATATCGCCAGCAGGCTACAAGAATTTGCAAAAATAGATCAGATAGTAATATCATGCTCAACTGAAAGGAAAATCCGAGAAAAACACTTTATGTTACGCAAAATTAATATCAATTCGAGCAATTCAATAAAGTCGTTTGAAGATATCGATTGCTGTTATGAAATCATTTAG
- a CDS encoding L-threonylcarbamoyladenylate synthase, producing MGGIVYFDCSNHDEVIKCANLIDKGGIVIFPTDTVYGIGCDPVNESAITKLYELKNRPITKTLPLLTFSQSMISEVALVSAPAQKLMDLFWPGQLTIILNSQDKRNIKFSKYVFDEVNQSVALRIPGNECIRTLIEATKTKFLVGTSANISSYPSSDKFSQLNSNLVLKCDAVIHNHLMGGSEEYIHSTRVDSMDKTTKTTAANIDTTHLLSSIPTEGAPQINEKSSESTIIDLTNEQNPRIVRQGAVPKDKIIEALKIVS from the coding sequence ATGGGAGGAATAGTCTATTTTGATTGTTCTAATCACGATGAAGTGATTAAATGTGCCAATCTCATCGATAAAGGTGGAATCGTAATATTTCCTACTGATACAGTTTACGGCATTGGATGTGATCCGGTTAATGAGAGTGCAATAACAAAACTATACGAGCTAAAGAACCGACCCATTACCAAGACCCTTCCTCTATTGACTTTTTCCCAATCAATGATTTCTGAAGTTGCTCTAGTATCCGCACCTGCTCAAAAATTAATGGACTTGTTTTGGCCTGGCCAATTGACGATAATTCTGAATTCTCAAGATAAAAGAAATATCAAATTCTCTAAATATGTATTTGACGAGGTCAATCAATCAGTTGCCTTGCGTATTCCAGGCAATGAATGTATAAGAACCCTTATTGAGGCAACCAAAACCAAATTCTTGGTTGGAACAAGTGCAAATATCTCCAGTTATCCTTCTTCTGATAAATTCAGCCAGTTGAATTCTAATTTGGTTTTAAAGTGCGATGCGGTTATACACAACCACCTCATGGGAGGATCAGAAGAATATATCCATTCAACGAGAGTAGATAGCATGGATAAGACAACAAAGACAACCGCTGCAAATATAGACACAACCCATCTCTTGTCTTCAATCCCAACAGAGGGAGCACCCCAAATAAACGAAAAAAGCAGCGAATCTACCATCATTGACCTCACAAATGAACAAAATCCGCGTATTGTTCGCCAAGGTGCCGTACCAAAGGATAAAATTATTGAGGCACTTAAAATCGTTAGTTAG
- a CDS encoding THUMP domain-containing protein: MNFNFVATTFRFREEDLMDELEELFYEFGETDLEVNETNVSGLITGKSSKDPKEFISFLRIKLENSAWEIRYLMRFIPIQTVVVTEVENIKNGLVRLVEESKIPSDQSIKIHVEKRHTPLKKMDIIDAVGPHLKLPVDLTNPKWILLVEIIGKYSGISVLPSDLLFSSMIEKRVSE, encoded by the coding sequence ATGAATTTCAATTTTGTTGCTACAACATTCAGGTTTAGAGAGGAAGACTTGATGGATGAATTAGAAGAACTTTTTTATGAATTTGGAGAGACTGATTTGGAGGTAAACGAAACAAATGTTTCAGGTTTGATTACTGGGAAGTCCTCAAAAGACCCAAAGGAATTCATCTCGTTTCTGCGGATAAAGTTAGAAAATTCAGCATGGGAGATTAGGTATTTGATGCGATTTATTCCAATCCAAACTGTGGTAGTAACGGAGGTTGAAAATATCAAAAACGGATTAGTTAGATTAGTTGAAGAATCCAAAATCCCCAGTGATCAATCAATAAAAATTCATGTGGAAAAAAGACATACTCCACTAAAAAAAATGGATATTATAGATGCGGTTGGACCCCATCTGAAATTACCAGTTGATTTAACCAATCCAAAATGGATTTTACTAGTCGAGATTATAGGAAAATATTCAGGGATATCCGTGTTACCAAGTGATTTATTGTTTAGTTCCATGATTGAAAAGAGGGTTTCAGAATAA
- a CDS encoding class I SAM-dependent methyltransferase — MNSHGLGSTYWSEVIKILRNIIPVYDKVNSAISLGKDNQFRTEGIVKSVFPGNKVLDAGSGYGNMSKLVFENVSKDVTITFYDPIPEMLRGISDNLKDYKTGFYMCSGIFEKIPFKSESFDAVICGYSIRDSIDLEKAFEEIHRVLKVDGRFLIVDLGKPDNFIARTLVTIYLKYFLVVVAFLTAGKQGLPFRTLYGTYLRWPKNKDLNNLLSKKFSKVDFSKKLLGGAIVVVSYK; from the coding sequence TTGAACAGTCATGGCCTTGGAAGCACTTATTGGAGTGAAGTAATTAAAATTCTTAGGAATATCATTCCTGTATATGATAAGGTAAATAGTGCTATATCGTTAGGTAAGGATAATCAGTTCAGAACTGAAGGCATTGTCAAATCGGTTTTTCCAGGTAACAAAGTATTAGATGCAGGATCTGGTTACGGGAATATGTCCAAGCTAGTTTTTGAAAATGTTTCAAAGGATGTAACGATTACTTTTTATGATCCAATTCCCGAAATGCTTCGGGGAATTTCGGACAACCTCAAGGATTACAAAACAGGATTTTATATGTGCAGTGGGATTTTTGAGAAAATTCCTTTTAAATCAGAGTCATTTGACGCGGTAATTTGTGGATATTCCATACGAGATTCAATCGATTTAGAAAAGGCTTTTGAGGAGATTCATCGTGTATTAAAAGTTGACGGTCGATTTTTGATTGTGGATTTAGGAAAGCCTGATAACTTTATAGCTCGAACCCTGGTAACAATCTACCTGAAATATTTCTTGGTGGTAGTGGCTTTTTTAACTGCAGGAAAGCAGGGATTACCTTTTAGAACTTTGTATGGCACTTACTTGAGATGGCCTAAAAATAAGGACTTGAATAATCTTTTATCAAAAAAATTTTCAAAAGTTGATTTTAGTAAAAAACTATTAGGCGGTGCCATAGTCGTAGTTTCTTACAAATAA